CCCGCATACGTTTATGTCTTCGGATGCGTGGCCTTTCTGATCCTCTCAATCGCCTGCATCAATTTCATAAATCTGTCCACCGCCCGCGTTTCGCGCAGGCTCAAGGAGGTGGGCGTTCGGAAGGTACTGGGAGCTTTCCGGTTTCAGCTGGTCAGACAGTTTCTAAGTGAATCCATATTGTTAACTCTCCTTTCCATGGCCTTCGGCATCGCCCTCTTTGAGATCGCCAGACCGCGTCTGGAGTCTTTCTTGGGACGGCAGTTGGAGATAAACGTGTACGGTGATCCGGTGCTCTTGCTGTCTATTCTTGCCATGATCGTCATTGTGGGGTTGCTTTCCGGAAGCTATCCCGCATTCGTCTTATCTGGTTTCCAGCCATCCTTTCTGTTCCGGGGCGAGGTTTTCGGTACCGGCAGAAGATCTTTGCTCAGGAAGATTTTAGTGGCTTTCCAGTTCATGATCGCGGTGGCTTTGTTGTGCGTGACCTTCGCGGTTTACCGGCAGATTGATTTCGCGTTGACCACCGACCTGGGATTCGACAATAAAAATGTGCTGCTGATCGACGCCGGGGAGGGTATCTCCCCGGAGAAACAGGAGTTGGTGAAAAACGAGATTCTAAAAAGCGGCCTGGCTTCGACGGTGACCATCGCGGACTGCGCCCCAGGCGAAAACCGGCACAGTCTTTACCATATTCGCCCACAGAACAAGATGGACGAGGAACCCACCTTCCTGCACGGCGTTCGTATTGATCCGGACTACCTTACAGCCTTCGGGATCAAGCTGGTGGAGGGTAGGGACCTTTTCCGGGAGTCTGCCGCCGATGCCGGGAACTCCATCCTTATCAACCAGGCTGCGGTCCGGGATTTTGAGATAGATGAGCCAATCGGATTCAAGTTTTACCTTGGGGAAAAGGCATACCAGGTTGTAGGCGTGGTCGGCGACTTCCATTCTCATTCCTTTCACAATCGCATCCCGCCACTGGCACTGTTTGCCAGCACCAAGGACAAGCGCCTGATTGCGGCCAAGCTGCCGCCGGCATACACCTCCGCGTCCATATCCGGGATCGAGAACATCTGGAACACCGTTGTGTCGGACGTTCCCTTTGAGTATTCCTTTCTCGAAGACGTGATGAGCGAGAATTACCGGGAGGAGAGAAAACTGGGTACGCTCTTCACTACGTTCTCGCTTTTGACCGTGTTCGTAGCCTGCCTGGGTCTGTTCGGGCTTTCAGCTTTCAGCGCCGAGCGAAGAA
This sequence is a window from Candidatus Neomarinimicrobiota bacterium. Protein-coding genes within it:
- a CDS encoding FtsX-like permease family protein, coding for LKIFTLPLKQGNPETALAAPFSVIISERLANTYFPGENPIGKTVRVKEEMEAQITGVFKRVPANTQLRSDFVVSYSTLEKIGEDTQSWTKLFQDYTYVLLREGVVAAEVEQKIPSLLAQHVGQDEAENYVLQLQPLKQIYLHSNLSYELFPNGDPAYVYVFGCVAFLILSIACINFINLSTARVSRRLKEVGVRKVLGAFRFQLVRQFLSESILLTLLSMAFGIALFEIARPRLESFLGRQLEINVYGDPVLLLSILAMIVIVGLLSGSYPAFVLSGFQPSFLFRGEVFGTGRRSLLRKILVAFQFMIAVALLCVTFAVYRQIDFALTTDLGFDNKNVLLIDAGEGISPEKQELVKNEILKSGLASTVTIADCAPGENRHSLYHIRPQNKMDEEPTFLHGVRIDPDYLTAFGIKLVEGRDLFRESAADAGNSILINQAAVRDFEIDEPIGFKFYLGEKAYQVVGVVGDFHSHSFHNRIPPLALFASTKDKRLIAAKLPPAYTSASISGIENIWNTVVSDVPFEYSFLEDVMSENYREERKLGTLFTTFSLLTVFVACLGLFGLSAFSAERRTKEIGIRKTLGASVINIVRLLSREILLLAVLANAVAWPLAYLTIDRWLETFAYRTDITLTIFLLSGLVVLIIALATVSYQSIKAALANPVDSLRYE